The genomic interval GTGTAGTTGTACGGGACCGGATCAGTCGCGTTCTGGTTCGGATAGTACGTCGTGACGCCGAGAACGCCGGCGCTCCCGCCGATCCGGAACAGACTCGGCCCGTCGTCCCCGGACGGCAGATCGGCGATGATCACCGTTCCCGTTCCCAGCTTCTGGCCGTGATCGCCGCGGAGACTGCAGAACGCGTGCACCTCGATCGTGTCGGTGACCTTGTACTGACCGGCCGGCAGCCAGACCGTGCCGCCGCCCGCGTCCTGGCAGGCGTAGATCGCTTGCTGGATCGCCTTGGTGGAGTCCCGCCGACCGGTGCGGTCAGCGCCGTACTGCGTCGCGTCGAAATCGGCGACGACGCCGTCGTCGGTCGGACTGCTGGTCTGCACGAGCTTCGGCTTCGGCGTGACGACAGGCGTGAGCCGGAGCTGGAGCTCCTTGACGATGAACGAGTCGGCGCCGGTCATCGCGACGCGCACGTAGCGGACACTCGTGGTCGCGAACCGGGTCCGGCTGATCTGATTGCCGCCCGGCGATCCGGTGCGGCCGACGGCGGTGAACTTCTTGCCGTCGTTCGAGACTTGCACGGTGTAGTCGGGGGAGTAGGCCTCGGCCCATTCGACGCGTACGTCGTTGACCGGTCGCGGCTTGCCCAGATCGATTTGCAGCCACGAGTCGGCGCCGCCGCTCCAGGCAGTGTTGTCATCGCGGTCGTTGACGTTGGTTGCGTCGGCTCCGTTGCTGGCTGTCGCTGTGCCGGCCGGCCCGAAGTTGGTGTCCACGACCGACGCGGTGAACGCGTCGAGCTTCGCCTGCAGCGTCGTGAGCGCAGCCTTGACCTGTACGTCGGTGACGCCCGGAGTGGATGCGATCGCCTGAGCGTCGTCGATCGCGTCCTGCAAGGTGGCCCGGCTGCCGACCGGGTACTGGCCGTCGCGGGTACCTTCGCGCGCCGCCTTCTCGGTGCGGGCAGCCTGGCCGATGAGGTCCACGAGCCCTTCGGTGACGTCGAGGGTGGTCGCGACCTTGGCGACGCGGACCGCAGCCACCTTCAGGTCGACGGACCCGTCGCCGTTGTGGATGCGGAAGTCGCCGCCGTTCGAGCGGTTCGTCATCACCGCGTCGGGCAGCGCGAACGTGTACGTCTTCCAGGTCTTGGTGTCGCCGTACCGGATGACCTCGGAGTTCTTGAACTTCTCCGGGATCGTGTCGCCGGGGGAGTCGTAGTGGAGACCGAACTGCCCGTTGCCCTGGTCGAAGTAGTCGATGCTGACCAGCACCAGGCTGTGGTTGTCGTACAGGTAGGTGTCGGCGACGTTCATGTAGAAGAAGCTCGTCCCCGGCGACGGCGCGGTGCGGTCGGTCTGCCAGTACGGGCGGCCGTCCTGTACACCGGTGATCAGGTGCGACGCGTCGTCGCCGGCGCGCGGGCTGATGCCGTTCTGCACCGGCGTCGCGCCGAGCAGGACCGAGGCGCCCGCAGTACTGATCCGCAGGCTCGCGATCGTGATGTCGGCGGTCCCGAACACCCGTACGTCGGCATCGCCCAGCCGGTTCGTGAACGCGATGCCGGACAGCGAGAAGACCCCGGTCTTCCACACGCCGGTGTTGGTCAGCTGGATGTCGGTCGCGTCCTGCTGCGGCTCGGCCTTGGCGTCGTACTGCAGGTCGAGCGTGCCGGAGCCGCTGTCGAGATAGGTCACCGTCACCAGGACGTCGTCGGTGCCGATCTCGTCAACGTAGTCGTGGTCGACGTCGAACTCGAGGTAGCCGGTCCCGGCCGCCTGGTTCGTCTGCCAGTACGCACGGCCTTGCTCGGTGCCGGTGCGCAGCCCGGCCGGATCGTCGCCGGCGGCGGGCTGCACGCCGAGAGTGGTCGGGGTCGGCCCCAGATCGGCACCGACCCCGCTGGGATACATGGTCGCGGCGTGCGCCGCGGGTACGGCGAGCACTCCGGTGAGAAGCACGGCGGGAAGCAACCGCGCGAGCAAGCGTCTGGACATGCTGGAACCCCCAGATGGCGGACTGGAAGGACAGGCGAGAGCAGCTGCGCGGATAAGTTAAACCAAGCGTGTTACTTATTCAAGAGCCGACGCCCGACGGAGTGACCGCCCCTGGATCCGTGGAATGCTGCGGCGTCTCGGAGCCCTCGTCGGACTTCGTCAGCCAGAGACCGGTGAACACGGCGGTGACCAAGGTGATGGCGCCGGCAGCGAGGAAGGCACTGTTGAGGCCGGTCCCGAAGGATGCGCCGCCGGATTGGCGGGTGCGGACGATGGCCCCGAGTAGTGCCACGCCGAGTACCGCGCCGATCTGCCGGGTGGTGCTGCTGATGCCTGATGCCAGACCGCCTTCCTGCGGGCTGACCGACTGGATGGCGGCTCCCGTCAGCGGGGACATGGTCAGCGCGAAGCCGATGCCGATGACTGCCAGCCGCCACCACACATTCGCGTAGCCGGTGCCGGCGTGCACCATGCCGAGCGCCAGCAGTCCCAGGCCGGCCAGGGTGAGGCCGGTGGTCACCACGATCCGGAAGCCGTACCGGGCGGCGAGCCGGCCCGCGTACGGGCTGACGATCACCATGGCGAGCGAGGTCGGCAGGGTCTGCAGGCCGGCGCGCAGGATCGAGCTGCCCTGGACGTAGACGAAGAACTGGGAGAAGAAGAACGACGAACCCATGAGCGCGAACCCCACCACGACCATTGCCGTGTTGGACACGGTGAACAGCCGCTGCCGGAACAGCCGCAGCGGCAGCATCGGAGCCGAACGCCGCGCTTCGACGGCGACGAAGGCGGCGAGCAGGATCACCGCGACGGTGAAGCTGCCGAGGATCACCGGCGACGTCCAGCCGCGGGCACCGCCCTCGATGAGCCCGTAGGTCAACGTCCCCACCCCAAGAACGGACAACGCCGTCCCCGGGACGTCGATGGCGGGGGCACTCGGGTTGCGGGCCTCTTGAAGACTGCGCAGACCGATCAGCAGAAGGACCACGCCGATGGGCAGATTGACCAGGAAGATGGCAGGCCACCCGAAGGCATCTGTCAGTACGCCGCCGGCCACCGGGCCCGCGGCCAGACCGATCCCGCTGAATCCGGCCCACAGTCCGATCGCCTTGATCCGCTCTTGCGGCACGGGATACGCGGCGGCGAGCAGGGCCAGCGAGGCAGGGCTCAGCGCCGCGGCCCCGACGCCTTGCAGCACCCGGCCGGTGACCAGCCAGCCGAGCGAGGGCGCAAGGCTGCACATGACCGACGCGGCGGTGAACACCGCAACGCCGGTCAGATACACCCGTTTGCGGCCGAACCGGTCGGCGAAGACACCGCCGGACAGCAGCAGCATGGCGACCAGCAGTACGTACGCATCGACGATCCATTGCAGACCGGTCAGCTGGGTGTTCAGTCGCTGCTGCATGTCGGGTAGCGCTGCTCCGACAATCGTGTTGTCGAGCAGGACCATGAATTGGCCCAGGCAGGTCACCGTGAGCAGCACGGCCCGGTTCGCTCGGCTGCCTACCGATGCATCCACGGGGGATTCCTCTCGATCGTTCGTTGCTTTAACGCAGCCAGGAACTGCGTTAAAGCAACGGTAGAGAGGTCTGCGCGCAAACGCAAGTCGTGACTGCGTTAAGCTGGAGGCATGGATGAGCGACAGCGAGCCCGGCGGCCCGGCGGGCGCAGCGCCCGCGTCGGCGCGGAGGTGCACCAGGCCGTCACCGACCTGATCAGCGAGCGCGGCTACGGCAACTTCACCGTCGGCGACATCGCAGCTCGGGCGGGGGTAGCCGACAGCAGCATCTACCGCCGGTGGGGCAGCCTGGAAACCCTGCTCGCCGACGTGGCGCTCACCCGTCTCGACGCACAGTCGCCGATGCCCGACACCGGGAGCCTGGCCGGCGACCTGCACACCTACGCGGCCAACGTGGCCCGCGAGATCACCGGACCCGACGGTCTGGCGTTGCTACGCCTGGCCGTCGCCCTGTCCAGCACCGGTCCCCAAGGCCTGCAGGCGCGTGACGACCTCATCGCCGAACGCGGCCGGCAGTTGCAGTCGATGCTCGATCGCGCCGTCGAGCGCGGCGAGCAGGCGCCCGACGCGCTCGACGTCCTGGACCACGTCATGTCCCCGATGTACATCCGCGTCTTGTTCGGTCTGGGCCCGCTCACCCCGGACTACATAGACGGACTGGTCGACCGATTGCTGTGACCTCACCCCGTAGCCCGTTGGGAGGCGTCGCCGGATCGCGCTCCTAGGAACAGTGCAGGGATGGCGGCGATCACGGTGAACCCGATGGCCCAGGCGAGGCTGTGGGCGTACGCCGTCGACACAGTCCCGCTCTTGAGTTGACTCTGCAGAACGACCGCCAGGGTCGCCGCCCCGAAGGCACCGCCGAGTTGCTGCATGATCCGCGTCGTACTGCTCGCATGCGGGATCTGCACCGGCTCCAGATCGCGGAACGCGCCAACCATCACCGCGAGGTTCACCGAGCTCAGCCCGGCGCCGCGGATGACCAGGGCGACCCCGAGCACCCAGTACGACGTACCGGCGAAGGCGAACGGGATGGTGCCGATCGTTGTCAGCACGATGCCGGCGAGGACGACCAGGCGCGGGCCGATCCGGTCAGTCAGGCCGCCGGCCGTTCTGGCGATGAGGCTGCCGATGCCTTGCGGGACGAGCAGCAGACCGACCGCGGTGACGGTCTCGCCGCGAGCCTGTTGGTAGAAGAGCGGGAGGAGCAGCATCGCGCCGTACAGTCCGAAGCCGGTGAGGAACATGAGCGCGGTCGACGCGGTGAAGGACTTCGTACGGAAGAGGCCGAGGTCGATGAGCGGTTCGTTGGTACGCCGGAGCACGAAGGCGACGAGCAGGATCGCGCCGAGGATCAGCGGCAGCAGGACGCTGATGTGGGCGAAGCCGCCGCGGTCGCCGACCTGGCTGAGGCCGTAGATGATGCCGGCGAGGGCGGGGGAGACGAGCAGCAGGCCAGGTACGTCGAGCGTCGCCGCGGTGGGCTCGGGGTCCGGCTTCAGGGTGCGTGCCGCGAAGGCGATCGCGGCGATGCAGATCGGGGCGTTGACGTAGAAGATCCAGCGCCAGTCGAGGTGACCGACGAGGACGCCGCCGATCACCGGGCCGAG from Kribbella sp. NBC_00709 carries:
- a CDS encoding DHA2 family efflux MFS transporter permease subunit, with the translated sequence MDASVGSRANRAVLLTVTCLGQFMVLLDNTIVGAALPDMQQRLNTQLTGLQWIVDAYVLLVAMLLLSGGVFADRFGRKRVYLTGVAVFTAASVMCSLAPSLGWLVTGRVLQGVGAAALSPASLALLAAAYPVPQERIKAIGLWAGFSGIGLAAGPVAGGVLTDAFGWPAIFLVNLPIGVVLLLIGLRSLQEARNPSAPAIDVPGTALSVLGVGTLTYGLIEGGARGWTSPVILGSFTVAVILLAAFVAVEARRSAPMLPLRLFRQRLFTVSNTAMVVVGFALMGSSFFFSQFFVYVQGSSILRAGLQTLPTSLAMVIVSPYAGRLAARYGFRIVVTTGLTLAGLGLLALGMVHAGTGYANVWWRLAVIGIGFALTMSPLTGAAIQSVSPQEGGLASGISSTTRQIGAVLGVALLGAIVRTRQSGGASFGTGLNSAFLAAGAITLVTAVFTGLWLTKSDEGSETPQHSTDPGAVTPSGVGS
- a CDS encoding discoidin domain-containing protein, which produces MSRRLLARLLPAVLLTGVLAVPAAHAATMYPSGVGADLGPTPTTLGVQPAAGDDPAGLRTGTEQGRAYWQTNQAAGTGYLEFDVDHDYVDEIGTDDVLVTVTYLDSGSGTLDLQYDAKAEPQQDATDIQLTNTGVWKTGVFSLSGIAFTNRLGDADVRVFGTADITIASLRISTAGASVLLGATPVQNGISPRAGDDASHLITGVQDGRPYWQTDRTAPSPGTSFFYMNVADTYLYDNHSLVLVSIDYFDQGNGQFGLHYDSPGDTIPEKFKNSEVIRYGDTKTWKTYTFALPDAVMTNRSNGGDFRIHNGDGSVDLKVAAVRVAKVATTLDVTEGLVDLIGQAARTEKAAREGTRDGQYPVGSRATLQDAIDDAQAIASTPGVTDVQVKAALTTLQAKLDAFTASVVDTNFGPAGTATASNGADATNVNDRDDNTAWSGGADSWLQIDLGKPRPVNDVRVEWAEAYSPDYTVQVSNDGKKFTAVGRTGSPGGNQISRTRFATTSVRYVRVAMTGADSFIVKELQLRLTPVVTPKPKLVQTSSPTDDGVVADFDATQYGADRTGRRDSTKAIQQAIYACQDAGGGTVWLPAGQYKVTDTIEVHAFCSLRGDHGQKLGTGTVIIADLPSGDDGPSLFRIGGSAGVLGVTTYYPNQNATDPVPYNYTFEIPGGAWIGNENYMMSTVSDVTMLNSYRGIGVSTMPNDHGNAPSSGQVHESTTIRNVTGTALFEGARAYNGADVGTWENVAFSNSYWSSAPKAFKPPSRLALDTWTRAHGTGLVLGDLEWDQFYRIALSDYAVGIHVVAGQRAQFTGSFLEPDVRRTGTGLLVDVMDDRWGLTLAGGHVDGGITNNSQGYVKITGTEVTGAVSGIVHQMSGTAPSYTQRALPKPVQKLYVVDAPHGVGYLPAADATRSVQKVLDRAGHEGGGIVYLPAGWYRISTHLSVPAKVELRGASAVPNRDQGGASGGTVLQAFEGRGAGAGATALLTLSGKNAGVRGLRVFYPENNPGKTDGVVPYPYAIRGHAGGNYVINAGFPNAWDGIDLSGDNVVVRKIAGAFFDHAISIGAGHGGRVEGVLSNGNAVTRVGYQEPYWMNEGDIFTLVIDKYMRKTAKIVTVDGARGLTLLDVFAYGFHDGLVVNSGQVDAFNLGTDNLGTDGHTVQVVGGDVEVTNLARYNGATLSGPATLHNVMVINVVQRSVTVQANGKGTVKIAGNESEPGKYEIGAQVTVTATPSSDSVFQSWTVDGTVVSTAPSYTFAVSADQVLTANFQ
- a CDS encoding TetR/AcrR family transcriptional regulator, translated to MDERQRARRPGGRSARVGAEVHQAVTDLISERGYGNFTVGDIAARAGVADSSIYRRWGSLETLLADVALTRLDAQSPMPDTGSLAGDLHTYAANVAREITGPDGLALLRLAVALSSTGPQGLQARDDLIAERGRQLQSMLDRAVERGEQAPDALDVLDHVMSPMYIRVLFGLGPLTPDYIDGLVDRLL
- a CDS encoding MDR family MFS transporter — protein: MTTTTTTTLDRGLLKLAAVLVLGALAPLLDSTIVTVAIHTLGVELHTSVSTVQWVSTAYLLALAMAVPITGWSANRFGAKRMWIIALALFLIGSMLCGVAWNIGSLIAFRVIQGIGGGLMLPILQTILLRAAGRERIGRLMAVVTLPVVIGPILGPVIGGVLVGHLDWRWIFYVNAPICIAAIAFAARTLKPDPEPTAATLDVPGLLLVSPALAGIIYGLSQVGDRGGFAHISVLLPLILGAILLVAFVLRRTNEPLIDLGLFRTKSFTASTALMFLTGFGLYGAMLLLPLFYQQARGETVTAVGLLLVPQGIGSLIARTAGGLTDRIGPRLVVLAGIVLTTIGTIPFAFAGTSYWVLGVALVIRGAGLSSVNLAVMVGAFRDLEPVQIPHASSTTRIMQQLGGAFGAATLAVVLQSQLKSGTVSTAYAHSLAWAIGFTVIAAIPALFLGARSGDASQRATG